The DNA segment CAGGAGACCGTCGTGAAAGTGATTTTAAAAGAATCATCGATGAAACCTTGGCATTTATTGCCCTCTGTGCAGACGCGCTTCACTCGAGAAACGAGTGTGTCCGCCAAGCACCAGAGAGGCAGGCAATCGCCGCCAGTGCCGAAAAAATCAAGACCAAGGCTTACGAGGCATCCCACAATATGCCGGAACCAACAAGATCCGCCCTGGCCGGCATCGGTGAAGACCGCAATTGGGAGAGCCTGTCAAATGACGCCAGGTCTGCAGCACGGAAAAAACTGGCCCGGGCACCCATCGGGGAATTCCTACAGGAAGCCAATGTCAGTCAGATGTTGCCTACCGAGAAAGAGCTCGGAAGCATCGGCGAGAAGCGCTCATGGGCCTCGATTCCGCAGGACGAACGATCCAACTCGATCTTTCGCATCCTCACGAACCACATGGTGGAGCTTGGAAGCGACCAGATTCCCGCCTTGAGCGATGCCACCATCACCGAGTACGGTGCAGAAGGAGTGCCGGTGGAAATCGCAGAAACCATTCTCTGGCATCTGAAAGTGTCCAACGACGACCGGCAAGGAGCCCTAAACCTTGAAGCCGCGCAGCTGAGGACCTCCTGGGAAGAAGCCTCCATACAAAGTGACGGACGACGCTGAGTGCCGTTCGCGATCTCCAATTTCGAGGATATCGCATACGGCTCTGGAGAATGGCGTGGATGTTTTCTGTGTGCTGTTTGTTCATCTCAAGGTAGGAGCCTCGGATTCCAATGCCGTAGCGAATTCATAGGCGGAGCGCATTTGTACGGCATCTTTAGTGTCATCACTGAGGATTCTCAACGGGAGCCGGCATCGGAGAACGAACGCCGGAGCAGTTTCGGAAAATGCAGGTCAGGAATGGTCAGGAACTTATGCTCAGCAATTTTCGCCAACGTAAGCCGACTTTTGTTTTAGCTTTTGTCGTGGGCCTCCTAAGTGCCTGCACTTCACCGTCCAGGCACCATTGGGGTGATCGAGCCTTCATCCGATACTGGGATCCTCCCGTCGGGGCGGAGGGCAAGACGCGGGTAGCGGTCAAGGACATCATCGATCTGCGTGGCGAAGTAACCACGGTGGGCTCGGAATACTTTTCAAAATGGGGGCACCCGGCGAAGCAGGACGCCGATTGCCTGAAATACCTGCGGCAGAAAAACGTTTGTCTTGTGGGCAAAACCAACCTCAACGAATTGGCCCTCGGGACTTCCGGAGTGAATGAATACTTTGGCACTCCCAAAAACAGTTTGGACCAAGGGATTGGCCTGATGCCCGGAGGCTCTTCTAGCGGCTGCGCCGTCGCGGTGGCTGACAACCGGGCAGACATTGCAATCGGGACCGACACGGCTGGATCGATTCGAACGCCCGCGGCCTGTTGCGGGGTATGTGGACTTAAAACAACTTTCGGCCTCGTTTCGCTGAAGGGCGTGTATCCGCTTTCGCCGAAGCACCTCGACACCGTCGGGCCCATGGCCAAGGACATTCCACGCTTGGTCGAAGGCATGGAGCTTCTGAAGCCCGGATTTTCCAGCGAGTATGAGAAGGCGGTCGCGACGACGCCGGAGCGTCCTCGCATTGTGGTCGGCCGCTTACGTATACCTGGTACCGATCCCGCCATCGACCGGGCCGTGGATGACGCGCTAGAGGCTGCGGACTTCGCAGTGGTGCCTTTGAACCCCGACTTCACGGCGGCATGGCTTGAGGCCGAAAGGCACGGACGAATCCTCGCCATGGCAGATGGATATGCGTCCAACAAACACCTCCTTTCAGAGAAAGGCATTACTCCTACAACGAAGGCCGCCATCCTACTGGGTAGGCTGGAGCGTGGAAGTAAGATTTATCAAGAGACGTTGAAACGCCGCCCAGCTTGGCAGGCAATGCTCGATCGGACTTTTCAAAAGGTTGACTTCATCGCACTTCCGACCTTGAAGCAGCAACCTTACAAGATACCGTGGATTGGTCGCCACGCACTTTTTGAGGCCAAGGCATTGACGCTCCAGAACACGACCGCGGTCAACTACTCCGGCAATCCCGCGCTCGCTGTTCCCGTTCCCCTCAAGGAAGAGCGGATGCCGGTAACGAGTTTGCAGTTGATTGGTCCTCTGCGAAGTGAAGCTTCTCTTCTGAACGCGGGACGTATCGTTGTTGAAGGCGCAGCAGCCAAGGCAACTTTTAGTTCGAGGTGACTGAGTGAACAAGGCATGCAGCAAACGAGGCAATCCCCCCCCACTTGAGAGGCCGCTCGCAAGTTTGGATCGCCATCCGAGTCCCGCGGCAGTATGGTGTCGTTCTTGGAGCCGCAAGGTACGAAGCTTGCAGACGCTTCTACGGGGTATAATGGACATCATAAGGAAGCCTGCGACATCGGAGCATCAAAGGCGGTATGTCAAAAGCGTTCGATCACATCATTTGGTGGGCCAGTGCAACCTTTACCTTTTCATTCGGGAGTTCAGCGTGTCCAGTCGGCTCTAAAAAAGACATAAATTCCTCATATTAAACGCTTAAAATGGTCAGAGGACAGGCAATGAGCGATCCATCTAAAACGACGGAAGGCGTGGCGGAATCAGCGAAGGTTCTGTTCGCGCGTTTACCGTCCAAGTGAATTAGGGCCGGACGTTGGGTCACAATCGATAGCAACTAGCGTGAATAGTTGGAACTGAACACACAACCCACGTGGCCGACAGCCGGATCCTACACCCCATGTTTAAACCTCACTATACCGAATTCGGCGACCTCCTAGCGAAGAACTCGGACCGCGTGGTGGAAATGTGGATGGAAAAGGTCAAAGCCGATCCGCGCCTGACTGCGGCGGACGCCCTTTCGGATCCACAGTTGAAGGACCATGTTCCCAAATTACTCGATTCACTGATCCAGTCACTTCGATATGGCTCGACAGGAAATGGTGACGAGGCGAAGCTGAATGCAAACAAGCATGGGGAACAGCGGTGGCAGCAACATTACCGCTTAAGAGAACTGCTTTTGGAAATGTTCTGGCTTCGCGCGGTCTTGTTTCGAGAAGCACGTGAGTTTGCATCCGCTCAAGAAAATCAGCTTTTGATTTATGCCGAGGCATGCGAGGCGATAGACAAGTTTCTCAACGAAGTCGAATCACACTCTGTTGTGCAATACGTTGAGTCAAACAAAGCGGCCCTGCACAAGGCGAACGAGGAGACGCTCCGGATTATTCGCATCGTATCACACGAGCTGCGCAACATGCTCAATTCCGTAGGTCTTGCTTCCGGATTACTAGATGTGGGCGATCAGGATTCTATCGAGCACATGCAACGCAGCTTGAGTCTGAATACTGCGCACATGACTGCGATTCTTGACGATCTGCTTGACCTATCGAACATCCTTTCCGGATCGACCGCAATCAAATCTACACCCTTCGACCTTTCCAGTCTGCTGCAGTTTCTGAGCGTATCCTTTGCACGCATGGCTGAGAGCAAAGGTCTTGTTTTCACAATGACGGTAGACCCGTTACTCGGTACAATCTGTAGCGATGAACTCAAAATTCGCCAGATCATCGAAAACCTGGTGAATAATGCCGTCAAATATACATTCACAGGACACGTTGTACTGAGATGCGATGCGTTGGGAGATCATGGAATGGCAATTATTGTCGAGGATACTGGGGTTGGCATCGCAGCGGCG comes from the Roseimicrobium gellanilyticum genome and includes:
- a CDS encoding sensor histidine kinase — its product is MFKPHYTEFGDLLAKNSDRVVEMWMEKVKADPRLTAADALSDPQLKDHVPKLLDSLIQSLRYGSTGNGDEAKLNANKHGEQRWQQHYRLRELLLEMFWLRAVLFREAREFASAQENQLLIYAEACEAIDKFLNEVESHSVVQYVESNKAALHKANEETLRIIRIVSHELRNMLNSVGLASGLLDVGDQDSIEHMQRSLSLNTAHMTAILDDLLDLSNILSGSTAIKSTPFDLSSLLQFLSVSFARMAESKGLVFTMTVDPLLGTICSDELKIRQIIENLVNNAVKYTFTGHVVLRCDALGDHGMAIIVEDTGVGIAAADRELVFSEHYRVKQESPLRGSGLGLWIVARLVDLLHGSIELRSEADKGSVFKVVLPGSDAS
- a CDS encoding amidase, producing MQVRNGQELMLSNFRQRKPTFVLAFVVGLLSACTSPSRHHWGDRAFIRYWDPPVGAEGKTRVAVKDIIDLRGEVTTVGSEYFSKWGHPAKQDADCLKYLRQKNVCLVGKTNLNELALGTSGVNEYFGTPKNSLDQGIGLMPGGSSSGCAVAVADNRADIAIGTDTAGSIRTPAACCGVCGLKTTFGLVSLKGVYPLSPKHLDTVGPMAKDIPRLVEGMELLKPGFSSEYEKAVATTPERPRIVVGRLRIPGTDPAIDRAVDDALEAADFAVVPLNPDFTAAWLEAERHGRILAMADGYASNKHLLSEKGITPTTKAAILLGRLERGSKIYQETLKRRPAWQAMLDRTFQKVDFIALPTLKQQPYKIPWIGRHALFEAKALTLQNTTAVNYSGNPALAVPVPLKEERMPVTSLQLIGPLRSEASLLNAGRIVVEGAAAKATFSSR